Proteins encoded within one genomic window of Solirubrobacterales bacterium:
- a CDS encoding helicase-related protein, whose protein sequence is MANLDELETGQRLEGVIPGKRVTAIAVTPHGPDAVELTYRTPEGDLGQRVLTRDAEINLAIVPAEARPLDADAADFKLVAECQRIKLAGLSDPMLAVTTSDIQALPHQLRAVYGELLPRTPLRFLLADDPGAGKTIMAGLYIKELILREDVKRCLVVVPGGLVEQWQDELYLKFGLAFEIFERRLGETVFGASAFEQHPFLIARMDQLARNEDLLAELGRTEWDLVVVDEAHRMGAHYFGAELRKTKRFQLGELLGRIARHLLLMTATPHSGKEEDFQLFLTLLDRDRFEGKYDSNRHDADTSGVMRRMVKEDLLTFDGKPLFPERIAETVPYELTELEQDLYEQVTSYVREGMNRAARLDDKRRNTVGFALTILQRRLASSPEAIYRSLERRVERLERQKRLLLSGAEASDPEGGEAVGEFDEFDDEEFSAEELENLEDEFVDAATAARTVEELDAELAELRDLVSSAAGVRLAETDRKWSELRTILEDNTLSKSGAGDERRKLIVFTEHRDTLEYLKQRIGSLLGRPDAVRVIHGGIRRNDRRTITEEFTHNPDCQILIATDAAGEGLNLQAAHLMVNYDLPWNPNRIEQRFGRIHRIGQREVCRLWNLVAEGTREGEVFVRLLAKIEEQRKAYGGKVFDVLGSAFGETPLRKLLIEAIQYGELPETRAKMELVIDASVAKGIEELLAERALATDSIQDADIAELRRQMDEARARRLQPHYIEGAFRAAFSRLGGKVRKREAGRFEITHVPTQLRDAARGPVATRYDRVTFDRQHLLDESSARAQLLAPGHPLHDAVVDLAISHFQRTLEQGTVLVSPTVTEPHLLVGVVQEVVDGTEASVARRFGYAFIGEDGAVEEAGPAPYLDCVPAPATDRTDAMRVLPWLVGAEDRAESWIIAYRVPAFLEEVRTRREAELERVRDQVDQRLVRESERLQLEAMVAREKEQIGQKPRESHSSLMQKAADLDARRDARLTLLAQQLEMQSRPPRVATAALVLPLSAVEEDVPEKAPIHALETKAVERRGIDLVLAQETELGRYPVEQAFNNPGFDVLSHRDGDDPIRIEVKARISGADDFFVTHNEVLTALNSAPRYRLALVSVDPRGPDHDEVRYLENPFAGFDTGDFDATGHRGKWEAAWDRGRGPF, encoded by the coding sequence ATGGCAAATCTCGACGAGCTAGAAACCGGGCAGCGTCTGGAGGGCGTAATCCCGGGCAAGCGCGTCACCGCCATCGCGGTCACGCCGCATGGTCCGGACGCCGTCGAACTCACGTATCGAACGCCCGAGGGCGACCTCGGACAGCGGGTCCTTACCCGCGACGCGGAGATCAATCTCGCGATCGTCCCGGCGGAGGCACGGCCGCTCGACGCCGACGCGGCCGATTTCAAACTAGTGGCCGAGTGCCAACGGATCAAGCTCGCCGGCCTCTCCGACCCAATGCTCGCGGTGACGACTTCAGACATTCAGGCGCTGCCGCACCAACTCCGGGCCGTCTACGGCGAGCTTCTCCCGCGCACGCCGCTCCGCTTCCTCCTCGCGGACGACCCCGGCGCCGGCAAGACCATCATGGCCGGTCTCTACATCAAGGAGCTCATCCTGCGCGAGGACGTGAAGCGCTGCCTCGTGGTGGTCCCGGGCGGCCTGGTTGAGCAGTGGCAGGACGAGCTCTACCTCAAGTTCGGCCTTGCCTTCGAGATTTTCGAGCGCCGGCTCGGCGAGACGGTCTTCGGCGCTTCGGCCTTCGAGCAGCACCCGTTCCTGATCGCGCGAATGGACCAGCTCGCACGCAATGAGGATCTGCTCGCCGAGCTTGGCCGCACCGAGTGGGACCTGGTCGTCGTCGATGAGGCTCACCGAATGGGCGCCCACTACTTCGGCGCGGAGCTCCGCAAGACGAAGCGCTTCCAGCTCGGCGAGCTCCTCGGACGGATTGCTCGCCACCTCCTGCTGATGACCGCTACCCCGCACTCGGGGAAAGAGGAGGACTTCCAGCTCTTCCTGACCCTCCTTGACCGCGACCGCTTCGAGGGCAAGTACGACTCGAACCGCCACGACGCCGACACCTCCGGCGTCATGCGCCGGATGGTCAAGGAGGACCTGCTCACCTTTGATGGCAAGCCGCTGTTCCCCGAGCGGATCGCAGAGACCGTCCCGTACGAGCTGACCGAGCTCGAACAGGATCTCTACGAGCAGGTCACCTCGTACGTCCGCGAGGGGATGAACCGCGCCGCCCGGCTCGACGACAAGCGCCGCAACACCGTCGGCTTCGCTCTCACCATCCTCCAGCGCCGCCTTGCTTCGAGCCCCGAGGCCATCTACCGTTCGCTCGAGCGACGAGTCGAACGGCTCGAGCGCCAGAAGCGGCTCCTCCTCTCCGGCGCCGAGGCCTCAGACCCAGAGGGAGGGGAAGCGGTCGGGGAGTTCGACGAGTTCGACGACGAAGAGTTCTCGGCCGAGGAGCTCGAGAACCTCGAGGACGAGTTCGTCGATGCGGCGACTGCTGCCCGTACGGTCGAGGAGCTGGACGCGGAGCTTGCCGAGCTGCGCGACCTGGTCAGCTCCGCCGCCGGCGTCCGCTTGGCCGAGACCGACCGGAAATGGTCCGAGCTGAGGACGATTCTCGAGGACAACACGCTAAGCAAGTCGGGCGCCGGCGACGAGCGGCGCAAGCTGATCGTCTTTACCGAGCACCGCGACACGCTCGAGTACTTGAAGCAGCGCATCGGCTCGCTCCTCGGCCGGCCCGACGCGGTCCGGGTGATCCATGGCGGCATCCGGCGGAATGACCGCCGCACGATCACCGAGGAGTTCACGCACAATCCCGACTGCCAGATCCTGATCGCAACGGACGCGGCCGGCGAGGGCCTCAACCTCCAGGCCGCGCACCTAATGGTGAACTATGACTTGCCCTGGAACCCGAACAGGATCGAGCAGCGGTTCGGGCGCATCCACCGGATCGGCCAGCGGGAGGTCTGCCGGCTCTGGAATCTGGTCGCCGAGGGAACCCGCGAGGGCGAGGTCTTCGTCCGGCTGCTTGCGAAGATCGAGGAGCAGCGGAAGGCTTACGGCGGCAAGGTCTTCGACGTGCTCGGCTCTGCCTTCGGGGAGACGCCGCTGCGCAAGCTCCTGATAGAGGCGATTCAGTATGGCGAGCTGCCCGAGACCCGGGCGAAGATGGAGCTGGTGATCGACGCCAGCGTCGCGAAAGGAATCGAGGAGCTGCTCGCCGAGCGAGCGCTCGCCACCGACTCCATCCAGGATGCGGACATAGCTGAGCTGCGGCGGCAGATGGACGAGGCACGCGCCCGCCGACTTCAGCCCCACTACATTGAGGGCGCCTTCCGCGCGGCGTTCAGCCGGCTCGGCGGCAAGGTCCGAAAGCGCGAGGCAGGCCGCTTCGAGATCACCCACGTTCCCACGCAGCTCCGCGACGCCGCTCGGGGCCCTGTTGCGACCCGCTACGACCGCGTCACTTTCGACAGACAGCACCTGCTCGACGAGTCCAGCGCTCGCGCGCAGCTGCTAGCGCCCGGACACCCCCTCCACGATGCAGTTGTCGATCTGGCAATTTCCCACTTCCAGCGGACCCTCGAGCAGGGGACAGTCCTCGTGTCGCCCACCGTCACCGAGCCACACCTTTTGGTCGGCGTCGTCCAGGAGGTAGTCGATGGGACCGAGGCCTCGGTCGCGCGCCGCTTCGGTTACGCATTCATCGGCGAGGATGGCGCGGTCGAGGAGGCCGGGCCGGCTCCATACCTCGATTGCGTCCCGGCGCCCGCGACCGATCGGACCGATGCGATGCGGGTGCTGCCCTGGCTCGTCGGTGCCGAGGACCGCGCAGAGAGCTGGATAATCGCCTACCGGGTGCCGGCGTTCCTCGAGGAGGTCCGCACACGTCGGGAGGCGGAGCTCGAACGCGTCCGCGACCAGGTCGACCAGCGGTTGGTGCGCGAGAGCGAGCGGCTTCAGCTCGAGGCGATGGTCGCCCGAGAGAAGGAGCAGATCGGTCAGAAGCCTCGCGAGAGCCATTCCAGCCTGATGCAGAAGGCCGCTGACCTCGACGCGCGCCGCGATGCCCGCCTAACCCTCCTCGCCCAGCAGCTCGAGATGCAGTCGCGCCCGCCGCGAGTCGCGACCGCCGCGCTCGTACTGCCACTTTCCGCAGTCGAAGAGGACGTTCCAGAGAAAGCGCCGATCCACGCACTCGAGACCAAGGCGGTGGAGCGTCGCGGGATTGATCTCGTGCTCGCGCAGGAAACCGAGCTCGGCCGATACCCGGTCGAGCAGGCCTTCAACAACCCCGGATTCGATGTCCTCTCGCACCGCGACGGTGACGATCCGATCCGGATCGAGGTGAAGGCGCGAATCTCAGGTGCTGACGACTTCTTCGTGACCCACAACGAGGTCCTGACGGCCCTGAACAGCGCTCCCCGCTACCGACTCGCGCTCGTCAGCGTCGATCCGCGAGGGCCCGACCACGACGAGGTTCGCTACCTCGAGAACCCGTTTGCAGGATTCGACACCGGTGACTTCGATGCCACGGGCCACCGCGGCAAGTGGGAGGCCGCTTGGGACCGGGGTAGGGGACCGTTCTAG
- a CDS encoding sigma factor-like helix-turn-helix DNA-binding protein, giving the protein MAETDSELTAEKAAVASLALQIADRDQALLGTEPRRTELVLTEAGLSIKDIARLTGRNYDTVKTTIRRARKK; this is encoded by the coding sequence ATGGCTGAAACCGATTCGGAACTCACGGCCGAGAAGGCTGCGGTTGCCTCGCTGGCGCTACAGATCGCCGACCGAGACCAAGCCTTGCTCGGGACCGAGCCCAGGCGAACCGAGTTGGTCCTCACGGAGGCCGGGCTTTCGATCAAGGACATTGCTCGCCTGACCGGACGGAACTACGACACTGTCAAGACGACGATTCGCCGGGCACGGAAGAAGTAG
- a CDS encoding sigma-70 region 4 domain-containing protein has protein sequence MAESLETSMDVTLIRRELERLRNDVQKVGEHVKEVDAKVDRSNAAQLGAMAAALAADGDVPREVVLKSAGMSTADIAVALGKSENAIRVALSRARRRGQLGSKKQGG, from the coding sequence ATGGCCGAGAGCCTGGAAACCAGCATGGACGTCACCCTGATTCGCCGCGAGCTCGAGCGCCTGCGCAATGACGTCCAGAAGGTCGGCGAGCACGTCAAGGAGGTTGACGCCAAGGTCGACCGCTCGAACGCCGCTCAACTCGGGGCCATGGCAGCGGCCTTGGCGGCGGATGGTGATGTGCCGCGGGAGGTGGTGCTGAAGTCGGCCGGCATGAGCACCGCCGACATCGCCGTCGCCCTCGGCAAGAGCGAGAACGCCATCCGAGTTGCGTTGAGCCGCGCCCGCCGCCGCGGACAGCTGGGCTCCAAGAAACAGGGGGGCTGA